A genomic segment from bacterium encodes:
- a CDS encoding urea carboxylase-associated family protein, which produces MEHPGISPSLLAWQETLPARGGTAFPIRAGQVCRIVDLEGQQVADFICFNLNDYVDKISPENTQLLNGTLFLTKGHHLYSTKATQLMTITADTCGVNDIISGSCSEYTNAFRYGVRGTPNCRNNFERALKPYGIPLTEIPYSFNVFMNTPVASDGGTGIQEPKSKPGDYLDLRANIDLLIAVSNCPQERNPCNAFKPTPLQVVVYDPEPTGKGAGIQPWVRR; this is translated from the coding sequence ATGGAGCATCCCGGAATCAGCCCGTCGCTCCTGGCATGGCAGGAGACGCTTCCCGCACGCGGAGGCACGGCATTCCCGATCCGGGCCGGCCAGGTCTGCCGGATCGTCGACCTGGAGGGACAGCAGGTTGCCGACTTCATCTGCTTCAACCTGAACGACTACGTCGACAAGATCTCGCCCGAGAACACGCAGCTGCTGAACGGGACGCTGTTCCTGACCAAGGGACACCACCTGTACTCGACCAAGGCGACGCAGTTGATGACGATCACGGCGGACACCTGCGGGGTCAACGACATCATCAGCGGATCGTGCAGCGAGTACACGAACGCGTTCCGATACGGCGTGCGCGGGACGCCCAACTGCCGCAACAACTTCGAGCGGGCGCTCAAACCCTACGGCATCCCGCTCACCGAGATCCCGTACTCGTTCAACGTCTTCATGAACACGCCGGTCGCGTCCGACGGCGGCACCGGCATCCAGGAGCCCAAGTCCAAGCCGGGCGACTACCTCGACCTGCGCGCGAACATCGATCTCTTGATCGCGGTCTCGAATTGCCCGCAGGAGCGCAACCCGTGCAACGCCTTCAAGCCGACGCCGCTGCAGGTCGTGGTCTACGACCCGGAACCCACCGGCAAAGGCGCGGGGATCCAGCCGTGGGTGAGACGCTAA